Proteins co-encoded in one Acidobacteriota bacterium genomic window:
- a CDS encoding EF-hand domain-containing protein encodes MHSKPLLLSLLLAVPLASAQRPGGGPPPPRPALLAIDTNGDGKLSVEEIAAASVGLITLDKDHDGQLTSLEYLPSQNDPNANKPDETVQRLMLLDRNGDGILTKDEVPERMQGIFSRIDTDHDGKLTPDEIRASARTQSGPTGRAQHTGNATRMDPILSALDTDHDGVISTAEIAAAPTSLKTLDKNGDGELSAEELRPKQMTPADRAQHMLDEWDTNKDGKISKAEAPDRMQQFEAIDTNHDGVLTEDELTVYFANMPQQPRRAEGNNSQEAKPQGQRL; translated from the coding sequence ATGCACAGTAAGCCCCTGCTTCTCTCTCTGCTCCTCGCGGTTCCCTTGGCGTCTGCCCAGAGACCAGGTGGCGGACCGCCCCCTCCCCGTCCTGCACTTCTGGCTATCGACACCAATGGCGACGGCAAGCTCTCCGTCGAAGAGATCGCCGCGGCCAGCGTTGGTTTGATCACGCTCGATAAGGACCACGACGGCCAGCTTACGTCCCTTGAGTATCTCCCCAGCCAGAACGATCCCAACGCCAACAAGCCCGACGAGACGGTTCAGCGCCTCATGCTCCTCGATCGCAACGGCGACGGCATCCTCACCAAAGATGAGGTCCCCGAGCGTATGCAGGGCATCTTCTCCCGCATCGACACCGACCACGATGGCAAGCTCACGCCTGACGAGATCCGTGCATCCGCGAGGACCCAGAGCGGCCCCACAGGCCGTGCGCAGCACACCGGCAACGCTACCCGCATGGACCCGATCCTGAGCGCACTCGATACCGACCACGATGGCGTGATCTCCACCGCCGAGATCGCCGCCGCACCCACTTCTCTCAAAACGCTCGACAAAAACGGCGATGGTGAACTTTCCGCGGAAGAACTTCGTCCTAAACAGATGACGCCCGCTGATCGCGCACAACACATGCTCGACGAGTGGGACACCAACAAGGACGGCAAAATCTCCAAAGCCGAAGCTCCCGATCGTATGCAGCAGTTCGAGGCTATCGACACCAACCACGACGGCGTGCTCACCGAAGATGAGTTGACTGTCTACTTCGCCAACATGCCGCAGCAGCCGCGGCGCGCTGAAGGCAACAACAGCCAGGAAGCCAAACCCCAAGGACAGCGCCTCTAA